In the genome of Candidatus Electrothrix rattekaaiensis, the window AATCGAAATATATTCTGTCTGATATATTTTTACCTTTTTTGCTTGGTATTGTCAGCCGAACAGAGCCAGTCGCCGAAAAGAACAACGGAGCCCAAAAACCGTCATCCTCCGCAGTGCCTGTCTACCGATACATAATATTCTACAATGACCAACAGATACATCAGCACACTTTCCGCTGTCCGCAGGAATGATATCAACAGAGTCGGCGGAAAAGGCGCAAATCTGGGTGAACTTGCAGGAAAGGGTTTTCCGGTCCCTTCGGGGTTTGTGGTCTCGGCAGAGGCATACAGTATTTTTTTCGAATCTCTCCGTCTGCAAAAAATTCTGCTCTCTCTGAACAAAGCAGGGAAAAACGAGCTTTCGCGTGCCTGTGGCGTTATTCGCAACACCATCACCAATGCGAGTTTCCCTGGAGAACTGGCTGAGTGTATCCTTGCGGCACATCAGCGACTGGTAGGAAACAGGATTGACGAAACGGTCTGTGCCGTTCGGAGCTCTGCAACAACAGAGGATCTTGCAGAAGCCAGCTTTGCCGGTCAGCATGCAACCTATTACTATGTTGAACGTGCCAACCTGTTGCGCATGATTCAATATTGCTGGGCTTCTCTTTGGAGCAAAGAGGCTGTCAGTTATCGAAACGCCTGTGGCATTGAACATTCAGTTGCCATGGCAGTCGTGATCCAAGAAATGGTTCGCTCAGATATTTCCGGAATTACCTTCACCGCCAACCCCGTCACCAGTGCAGATGAGATCGTGATCGAAGCATCTTGGGGCATGGGAGCAGCCATTGTCGACGGGCGAGTAACCCCGGACCGCTTCACTCTGGACCACGACACTTTGCAATTGCTTGACCAGAAAATTGCAGAAAAAAACGTTATGGTCCCCAACACGCTCCAGACAGAAACATCCTCTCGTCTGACAGAAGTTCCGCTTGGGCTCCAGCAGCAGCAAACCCTCACCCAAGAACTTCTTGAAACCGTTGCCACGTGGGCTCTGAAAGCCGAAAAATACTTTGACGCTCCCCAGAATATGGAATGGGCTGTTTCTGACGGACACTTCTATATCCTTCAATCCCGTCCAATCTCTCACATAGGTTGCAGAAGCAAGCGATTGGAACCCAAGGGGAAATATGTCCTGTTCAAACCGGCAAGCAACAGCTCAACAAACTCAACAGAGCCTTTCACCCCCCTGACCGCCGACCTATTTTCCCTAGCAGCCGCACCGCTGTTACGCTCCATCCACGGTCACTGTTATTTTAATCTCAAATATCTCTGCCCTCTTTTTCCCTTCCAACTTTCCGATCACGAACTGGCAGACCTTTTCACTGGCCACACTCCAGAAAGCTCCCTAAACTCCCTGCCGCACCGAAAGCTCTCTTGGCGCAGGCTTCCCTTTTCTCTTCTTTTCTGGCTCTACGGTTATTTCCTGTTCGGTGTTTTTTTTTCCCGATCCCAGAACGTTCCAGAAACCTTCTTGGAGCAATACAAAAAATTCTGCCAAAACATTGAAAAAAAGCCCCTCAACGATCCTGTTAACAGCATATTGCGACTCAGCCTGCTGCCAAAAATTTTTGATCCCGTTGGCAGTTTTCCTCTTTGGATCAATATTTCCTCAGTACGACACCTCTTCCCTTTTGTTCTCCTCAAGATACTGCTCGAATACTGGTTACCCGACCTGCACCCCGAAGCACTTTCCCTGCTCGGTGTGGAAAACGACCGTCTCTATCCCGAGGCCATAGATTCCGCAATCGCACAGCTCGCCTTTAAAGCCGGACAATTCCCCTCAATCCGAAATAAGTTCCTGGAACGCCCGTCTGACCAGGTACTCAAGGCCTTGCAAAAAGACCCGAACGCCCGCCCCTTTCTCCAGCTCTTTGCACACTTCATTGAACAACACGGTTACAGAGCGGCAAAAGAAATGGAACTGCAATCTGTCAGATGGGAAGAAAATCCGAATCATGTTATACAATTGATCCGTGATCGCCTGCTTGCCCATCCTGAGAACAAACCTGACAACAAACCTGAGAACAAACAAAGCGAAAAACTCTCTGCTGAAGAACGCAATCATTTAACCAGCAAGATCAAGCGACAACTGGAAAAATACCCCCTTGAACGTCCTTTTCGGCTGCGCTGGCATCTTCTTCTCTTTCTTTATAAAACAACCAAGCGATTTCTCAAGCTTGGAGAACGTTCCCGTTCATACCATCTGATGGCAATGTCCGTTGTACGAAAAAAACTGCTTTGCCTTGAACAAGAATTTCTGACTCAAGGCGTTCTCAAATGCACAGGGGATATATTTTTTCTCCGACTCCAAGAGATCACGCAGATTCAGCAAGGCCTGCTGGGCTGGTCAGATATTGAGGATCGTATCCATCAGCGACGTCATGATCTCATCAGAGCGACGAGAAAAACACCTGCTAAGACCATCGGTATAGACCTGCCGGACAGCACTCGGAACACGTCCGGGTCGTCAGGAGCACCTCGGGTGATCCTTCCGGGCCAGAGTGCTTCACCGGGCAGTTATACCGGACGAGCCCGGGTCATCATAAACCCGAAACAGAGCTCGGAACTGCTTCCCGGAGAAATCTTAGTGGCACCCTATACCGATCCAAGCTGGACCCCGCTTTTCCTCACAGCCGGAGGTGCTGTTGTGGAAATCGGCAGCTATCTCTCCCATGCCGGGACAACTGCTCGGGAGTATACCCTACCCTGTATAGTTGATGTTACCGAATGTATCAAATGTATACAAACCGGTGACTTCCTCTGGGTAGACGGGGAAAAGGGAGAGGTACACATTCTTGAAACCAAACAGCCATCGGCTGAGAAGAAAACCCCTGTCAAGGGCTGATAATTTCTCCGAGGACCGCCTCACCCCGCACCTCGACAAGCCGAACCGGCACCACGGTTCCCGGCGAATTTCCCGGCGAACTTTCTACCCAACTTCCTCCTGAAGATGCAGCTCCTTTGCAACGAACAGGAATATGAACAGGGATACGGACAGGAATATAGTTCTCTGAAAATCCTTTCAGCAGCCCAGCCCCTTCATCAACACCCTCAAGCAAGACCCTCTGCTCTGTCCCGCAATGCCGCTGATAAAAAGCCGCTTTTTTCTCTGCATCAAGCTCCCGCAACCGCGCGACCCGTGCATCTTTGACCGGACCGGGCACCTGATCGGCAAATTTCGCCGCAGCAGTTCCGGGGCGGAGGGAATAGGGAAAGATATGGAGATAGGTGATGGGCAATTGCGCAAGAAAGGAGAAACTGTTTTCCGCAGCCTGCTCATCCTCACCAGGAAAACCAGCCAAGATGTCGCAACCGATTGCCGCATGGGGCAAGGCCGTGTGAACCCGCTCAACCACCTCGGCAAAGGTCTCGGTTGTGTACTTGCGCCGCATTCGCGCTAACACCCCGTTATCCCCGCTCTGGAGGGGAATATGGAGATGCGGCATAAAATTGGCAAAGCCTGTCATGATATCCAGCAGACGGTCATTGACCTCGGTCGGCTCCACCGAACTGAGGCGAATCCGCAATGCCGGAAAACAACGGCATAAGGTTTCCAGCAAGGAGTAGATATCCTCTCCCTCAGCCAAATCCAGGCCGTACTTGCCCACATTAATACCAGTGACCACCAGTTCTCGATACCCTTCCTCAACAAAGACCTCGACCTGGGCAAGAACATCAGCCAGCGCAAGGCTCCGGCATCGTCCTCTGGTGTAAGGAACAATGCAGTAGGAACAGAAATTATTACAACCGTCCTGGACACGGAGATAGGCCCTGGTTCTGCCGCTGAAGCGTCGCACCGGCAGGGGGCAGATCTCCTGAGCAGCTCCGACATCCTTGATCGGCGGGACCGGATCTTCTTCCAGTGCCACAGGGACCAGGAGATGCTTATCAACATTGCCGATGACGATCAATGAGCCGTCTGCAACAAGCTCGGGTAGCTCATCTCCGGTAAGCTGGGCATAGCAGCCGGTCACCAGCAAACGAGTGTCTGGATTGCTCCGCCTGAGCCTGCGGATCAACTGACGTGACTGCTGTCCTGCCCTGGCTGTTACCGCACAGGTGTTGACCACCAGGATGTCGGCTTGTTCGGGTGCGGAGACCAGTTCACAGCCCTGGTCCCTGAATTCAGAGATAAAGGAGGCAGACTCAAACTGGTTGACCTTGCACCCCAGCGTGGTGACAGCGACTTTTCGTTTTTTCACAGTATTCACATCCATTCTTCTTCATAGCGAAACTTTGGGGCCGATATCCTGCTGTCTGCGAGGTAACAGCAGAACACTCCTGATGACACTCCAGATGAAACTCCTGATGAATACCCCGCCCCTTGGGGCGGGGTTGTTTCTTCACTCTTCTTCACTCCACAACAGCAAATACCATACCCAACAGCAGGAGACAAGCACTTGCTTTTGCCTGCTCTGCCGATTATCCTTGCATAATTTCTGCGTCCGTCGTCTGGGCAACGGATAATTATGCACGGCATGGCCATGCCTTCATTCATGTATCGAGGTGAAATGTGAAAATAAAAGAAACGCTTCTTCAGCGTCAGGAGATCGAGGAGCGGGTCAGCAGCCTGGGCCGACAGCTGACAAAAGACTATGCCGGTAAAAAGCCGGTTGTGATCGGCATCCTTAACGGGGCCTTTATCTTTCTTGCTGATCTGGTCAGGGCCGTGGACCTGCCAGTGGAAGTGGATTTTATCCGGGTGGCAAGCTATGGGCAGGCCACGGAGAGCAGCGGTGCCATCAATCTCAGCAAAGAACCAGAACTGGATTTGACTGGCAAGGATGTTCTCTTAGTTGAGGATATTGTGGACAGCGGGACCACTATGGCCTGGCTGCACGAGTATTTCACCACGCAGCATAAACCGAACTCCGTGAAAGTCTGCACCCTGATTGACAAGAGCGAACGACGGGTTGTTGAGGTCCGGGTGGACTATGTCGGCTTTCAGATAGAAAAAGGATTTCTGGTCGGTTATGGCTTGGATTGTGCGCAAACTTATCGGAATTTACCGCAGATTTGCTCTTTGGTGGAGGAGTAAAACAGATCCCCGACAGTCACGCTCAACGCCTTTCGACATCAGAGAATTAGGAGTCCACGTAATGCAGGCTGAACGGTGGAGGAGATGAAGCGCAGGAAGAATACGATTCAGGCTGAGGCCGGGGATCGGTTGCGGATTTGCACTCTTGGCGGGGGTGGGTGGGGTACGAAGAAAAAAATCCCCTTTTCCCGGCTCAACCGCAGGAAAACACTGAACAGCCCCTGTCTGGATCGGTATTTTGAGCAATGATGTCCGCAG includes:
- a CDS encoding PEP/pyruvate-binding domain-containing protein, with the protein product MTNRYISTLSAVRRNDINRVGGKGANLGELAGKGFPVPSGFVVSAEAYSIFFESLRLQKILLSLNKAGKNELSRACGVIRNTITNASFPGELAECILAAHQRLVGNRIDETVCAVRSSATTEDLAEASFAGQHATYYYVERANLLRMIQYCWASLWSKEAVSYRNACGIEHSVAMAVVIQEMVRSDISGITFTANPVTSADEIVIEASWGMGAAIVDGRVTPDRFTLDHDTLQLLDQKIAEKNVMVPNTLQTETSSRLTEVPLGLQQQQTLTQELLETVATWALKAEKYFDAPQNMEWAVSDGHFYILQSRPISHIGCRSKRLEPKGKYVLFKPASNSSTNSTEPFTPLTADLFSLAAAPLLRSIHGHCYFNLKYLCPLFPFQLSDHELADLFTGHTPESSLNSLPHRKLSWRRLPFSLLFWLYGYFLFGVFFSRSQNVPETFLEQYKKFCQNIEKKPLNDPVNSILRLSLLPKIFDPVGSFPLWINISSVRHLFPFVLLKILLEYWLPDLHPEALSLLGVENDRLYPEAIDSAIAQLAFKAGQFPSIRNKFLERPSDQVLKALQKDPNARPFLQLFAHFIEQHGYRAAKEMELQSVRWEENPNHVIQLIRDRLLAHPENKPDNKPENKQSEKLSAEERNHLTSKIKRQLEKYPLERPFRLRWHLLLFLYKTTKRFLKLGERSRSYHLMAMSVVRKKLLCLEQEFLTQGVLKCTGDIFFLRLQEITQIQQGLLGWSDIEDRIHQRRHDLIRATRKTPAKTIGIDLPDSTRNTSGSSGAPRVILPGQSASPGSYTGRARVIINPKQSSELLPGEILVAPYTDPSWTPLFLTAGGAVVEIGSYLSHAGTTAREYTLPCIVDVTECIKCIQTGDFLWVDGEKGEVHILETKQPSAEKKTPVKG
- the mtaB gene encoding tRNA (N(6)-L-threonylcarbamoyladenosine(37)-C(2))-methylthiotransferase MtaB, with the translated sequence MKKRKVAVTTLGCKVNQFESASFISEFRDQGCELVSAPEQADILVVNTCAVTARAGQQSRQLIRRLRRSNPDTRLLVTGCYAQLTGDELPELVADGSLIVIGNVDKHLLVPVALEEDPVPPIKDVGAAQEICPLPVRRFSGRTRAYLRVQDGCNNFCSYCIVPYTRGRCRSLALADVLAQVEVFVEEGYRELVVTGINVGKYGLDLAEGEDIYSLLETLCRCFPALRIRLSSVEPTEVNDRLLDIMTGFANFMPHLHIPLQSGDNGVLARMRRKYTTETFAEVVERVHTALPHAAIGCDILAGFPGEDEQAAENSFSFLAQLPITYLHIFPYSLRPGTAAAKFADQVPGPVKDARVARLRELDAEKKAAFYQRHCGTEQRVLLEGVDEGAGLLKGFSENYIPVRIPVHIPVRCKGAASSGGSWVESSPGNSPGTVVPVRLVEVRGEAVLGEIISP
- the hpt gene encoding hypoxanthine phosphoribosyltransferase — translated: MKIKETLLQRQEIEERVSSLGRQLTKDYAGKKPVVIGILNGAFIFLADLVRAVDLPVEVDFIRVASYGQATESSGAINLSKEPELDLTGKDVLLVEDIVDSGTTMAWLHEYFTTQHKPNSVKVCTLIDKSERRVVEVRVDYVGFQIEKGFLVGYGLDCAQTYRNLPQICSLVEE